Within the Butyrivibrio sp. AE3004 genome, the region AGAAATAGATTATGTTTCTGAAGCTTTTAAAGGTAAAACAGTTAATTCTGTATATGTAGGCGGAGGCACACCTACAACATTAAGTCCGGATCAGATGAGAAGATTGATTACATATTTGAGAGATAGAGTGGATTTATCTTCTTGCAGAGAGTTTACTGTAGAATCGGGAAGACCTGATTCGATAACAAGGGATAAGCTTCGTGCTATGAAGGAATGCGGAGTAGACAGGATATCTGTGAACCCTCAGACTATGAGTGATGAGACACTTAAAAGAATCGGAAGACAACATACTGTTTCACAGTTTATAGAAGCTTATAATACCGCAAGAGAAGAAGGCTTTGATAATATAAATATGGACATAATTCTTGGCCTTCCGGGTGAAACGGAAAAAGATGTCGAACACACAATGAGTGAAATAGAAAAGCTTCATCCGGATGATCTGACTGTTCATAGTCTTTCTGTTAAAAGAGGCTCACGACTTGCTGAGCATATTAGAAATAATGGTTTTTTTGTTGCCGGGGATACCGGATCGATGATGAAGATTGCAGGTGAAGGTGCTGAAAGAATGGGGCTTTCTCCCTATTATCTTTACAGACAAAAAAATATATCCGGTAATCTTGAGAATACTGGATATGCCTGTGAAGGCAAAGCAGGTATTTATAACATACTTATGATGGAAGAAGTTCAATCCATTGTTGCGATTGGAGCAGGAACGGTTACAAAGAGAGTTTACGGTGACGGAAGAATTGAAAGATGCGATAATGTTAAGGATGTAACCTTATATATGAACAGTATTGATGAGATGATAGAAAGGAAAAAGAAATTGTTCGCATAAAGATTGTTGCTGCGGACAAAGTTATAAGTATGCAAACAAATAGTAAAAGATACGACATGATGACCAAAACACCCATTCCACAGCTCATATTAAAGCTCGCGGTACCTACTATTATCAGTATGCTTGTTACAGGTATCTATAACACGGCGGATACTTTTTTTGTCGGGAAAATATCAACAGAAGCTACTGCAGCCGTAGGTCTTGTATTTACCGTTATGGCTCTTATTCAGGCTACAGGATTCTTTTGCGGACATGGATCGGGAAATTATCTTTCAAGAATGCTTGGAGCCGGGAAATATAAAGAAGCAAATGAGATGGCTTCCACAGGCTTTGCATTGGCTATAATACTCGGTGTTTTGATAGCACTCATCGGCAATATTTTTGTGGATGATATTGCCATGATGATAGGTTCAACAACGACAACGCTTGAAGATACAAGAAAATATATGAGGATAATACTCATAGGCGCACCTTTTATGACAGGGCAGTTTGTAATAAATAATCAGCTCAGATTTCAGGGGAGTGCAGTATATGCCATGATAGGTCTTATGTGTGGAGCGGTAATGAATATGGGGCTTGATCCTCTTTTGATCTTTGTGTTCCACCTGGGAGTTTCGGGTGCTGCTATTGCAACCATAATGGGACAGTTAACAAGTTTTATTGTTCTTTTGATAGGAAGCAGAAAAGGCGAAAACATTAAATTGAGCTTCAAAGATATTCGTCTTGATTCATATTATCTTAAGGAAATCAGCAATGGTGGTGCTCCATCACTTTTCAGACAGGGGCTTGCGGCAATTGCATCACTTCTTATGAACAAAGCGGCAGGAACCTATGGGGGAGATGCCGCAATAGCCGGAATGTCTGTTAATACCAGAGTGATGATGATGATGTCATCGGCTCTTATCGGATTTGGGCAGGGATATCAGCCTGTATGTTCATTTAATTATGGAGCTAATCTTAAAAATCGTGTAAAAGAAGGGTATTTCTTTTGTGTAAAATACGCAACCGTATTTTTATGTTTGGTTGGTGGCATATGCTTTATTTTTGCCCCTTCAATCATTTCTTTTTTCAGAGACGATCCGGATGTTATTGCAGTAGGAACAGTAGCTCTGAAATGGACTTCGGCAACAATCCCTTTAAGCGGATGTATTGTTATGACCAACATGATGCTACAGTCCATTGGAAAAGGGTTTAAAGCCTCAATTATGGCATCCTGTCGAAACGGAATTTTCTTTATTCCCCTGATTATAATTCTTCCCGGGATTTTTGGTCTTTTTGGGGTTGAGATTACGCAGGCTGTTGCGGATATGTTTTCACTACTTGTTTCAATACCTCTTGCATATTCGGAATTAAAAAACTTTAAAGACAACAGTTTGGTAATCTAAAATTTGTATAAATAATTAACAATTAAAAGAATATTTTTTAATTAGTATGATAATATAATGTATAAGCTTATCTTCTTAAAGTAATTCATTTATGAAACAGGAGGAGGGAATTATGCAAGGTTATACTAAGATTGAGTACTCAAGGAACAATGATGTAATTCTTCGTAACACAAAGGGACATTTTATAACTCCTAATTCTCATGTTAATTATTTCATCGATTTTTGTGATGCTAAAGCAAGAATGAAGGAAGCCAGAGCAGCAGGTGAATCTCTTGCAGAGTTTTATATTGCTTCAGAAGCTATTGATACAATACTTTGTCTTAACGGTATGGAGGTTGTCGGATCTTATTTTGCCGATAAACTTACACAGGCCGGAGTGCTTTCCACAAATGCGCATAAAACAATGTATATTACAGGCCCTGAATATAATGTAAACGGTCAGATTATGTTCAGAGATAATAATAAACATATGATTACAGGGAAAAAAGTGCTGATTCTTTCGGATTCTGTAACTACAGGTGGTTCACTTAAAAGAGCAGTTGACTCTGTAAAATTTTATAAGGGAGAAGTAGTTGGAATTGCTGCTATATTCAGCGTAGCTACACAGATTGAGGAATATCCCATAAGATCACTTTTCTCAACAAGAGATCTGCCGGATTATGCAAGCTATCCTCATGATAATTGCCCTCTTTGTAAGGAAGGAATACAGGTTGATGCAATTTGCAACGGCTTTGGATATTCTACTTTGTAATGCAGTAGCAATTAACGATTGAAGGCGATAAGAACTCCTTCAATACCCATATCACATAGAAGAACATTTTTTTCAGGTATGTCGATTTCCTCGACATACCTGTTTTTATATTTATCAAGGGAAAGGGAAGCTTTAACTTTGAAGTCAGGGCAGGAGTCGGCATAGCCCGGTTGAATTTTATCAGCTTTTGGAATGTATTCCTTTACATAATGATAATAAATATCATCCGGTGTTGCACATAACCAGAGACAGTAGTTGCAATCAATTGTCAGCTTGTTCACAACTCTGCGAAGCTGCTCACTTTTTAAGTGATCGATTATAGGGAAGCCGGTTGTTTTTATTTCATAGACCAGATTTGTTAATAGTCTGTAATCGCTGATTGAAAGAAAATCTGAATAATGGTTAATTAAAAAATCACAGACCTCATATTTACCACAATACATTATTTCAGTTGTTACAACATCAATAGGGTTATGTTTATCTGTGTTAAGCGTACTTATCTCAGGGAAGAGGGTATCATCACGATAGCCTTTCTTCACATTTAAAATAGTCTTTGCTTTTTCAGTTAAATATTCAAATTTATAATCGATATTTTTCATGTATTTATTTTAAAACATTTTATCAATTAAGGTTATAAAAAATATTGACAATTAGAAAACATGGGATTATATTTAAATCAACATATGAACAATTGCTCATATGTAAAAAGATAAAAGTGCATTTTGTTGTCTGACTTATTTAACGGGACATAACAATAATGGACTAAGTAATATAAACAGGTAATTAATGAGGTGAAAAATATGTCGAACCTATCCTGCAAAATGGATGAACTTCCGGATGAAGAAGAAATGTATGATCTCGCAGAGCTTTTTAAGGTATTTGGCGATTCGACAAGAATAAGAATTCTTTTTGCTTTATTTGTTTCTGAATTCTGCGTAAATGATCTTGCGGATAATCTGGGAATGACACAATCCGCTGTATCACATCAGCTAAAGATTCTTAAGATGAACAGCCTGGTAAAAAGCAGACGTGAAGGCAAACAAATGTATTATTACCTCGCTGACGACCACGTGAGAACAATAATATCCATGGGACGTGAGCATATAGAGGAAAAATAATAAACAAAATCAAATGAAAGAAAAGAGGACAAGACTATGAAGAAGAGTTACAAATGTGAAGTTGATTGTGCAAATTGTGCTGCAAAGATGGAAGAAGCCATTAATAAGATTGATGGTGTAAAGAGCGCAAGAGTTAATTTTATGACACAGAAGCTTACTCTTGAAGCTGACGATGACATATATGATGAAATTCTTGATGCAGCTGTTAAGGCATGCAAAAAGGTTGAGCCTGATTGCGAAATTGAGATCTGAGCATATAAAAAGTAAATGAAATACATCATAGTTAGAGCAAATGAGGAATAGATTATGACTAGGAAAATGAAGAAAACAAGAAACAGAATAATAGGAGTGCTTGCAGCTTTTATCGTACTTCTGATTGTTGACCATATAGGTCTTTTTGAAGGACTTTCATGGCCTGTAATCTTTGTGATTTATCTTATCCCTTATATTGTGATCGGGTATGATGTTTTGAGAAAAGCATTTATTAACATATCTCATGGACAGGTATTTGATGAAAATTTCCTTATGATGATAGCAACCTTTGGAGCTTTTGCCATTGGAGAGTATTCAGAAGCACTGGCAGTAATGCTTTTCTATCAGATAGGAGAACTGTTCCAAAGCTATGCGGTTGGAAAATCAAGAGCATCCATTACGGAACTTATGAGTATTGCACCTGAATATGCTAATGTGATCCAGGAAAACGGAGAGGCTGTTGAAACTGATCCTGAAGAAGTTACG harbors:
- the hemZ gene encoding coproporphyrinogen dehydrogenase HemZ, producing MILVRINKDRYKYDIHSLVKAFYPKEDVSVVTDEEYENKEIDEKLISFRIEIDFSEDAGKITMKIIRKDGTICEASVVCDNETGGSDSSTNGTKSSLSTPKNALKQMMYRELTKEIGHELPWGSLTGIRPTRIPMQMLEAGKDVSDIKKYMKETFFVSDEKTNLAYNIAIREKAILDDINYKDGYSIYLGIPFCPTTCLYCSFTSFPIVTWAKKVDSYLSCLEKEIDYVSEAFKGKTVNSVYVGGGTPTTLSPDQMRRLITYLRDRVDLSSCREFTVESGRPDSITRDKLRAMKECGVDRISVNPQTMSDETLKRIGRQHTVSQFIEAYNTAREEGFDNINMDIILGLPGETEKDVEHTMSEIEKLHPDDLTVHSLSVKRGSRLAEHIRNNGFFVAGDTGSMMKIAGEGAERMGLSPYYLYRQKNISGNLENTGYACEGKAGIYNILMMEEVQSIVAIGAGTVTKRVYGDGRIERCDNVKDVTLYMNSIDEMIERKKKLFA
- a CDS encoding MATE family efflux transporter is translated as MQTNSKRYDMMTKTPIPQLILKLAVPTIISMLVTGIYNTADTFFVGKISTEATAAVGLVFTVMALIQATGFFCGHGSGNYLSRMLGAGKYKEANEMASTGFALAIILGVLIALIGNIFVDDIAMMIGSTTTTLEDTRKYMRIILIGAPFMTGQFVINNQLRFQGSAVYAMIGLMCGAVMNMGLDPLLIFVFHLGVSGAAIATIMGQLTSFIVLLIGSRKGENIKLSFKDIRLDSYYLKEISNGGAPSLFRQGLAAIASLLMNKAAGTYGGDAAIAGMSVNTRVMMMMSSALIGFGQGYQPVCSFNYGANLKNRVKEGYFFCVKYATVFLCLVGGICFIFAPSIISFFRDDPDVIAVGTVALKWTSATIPLSGCIVMTNMMLQSIGKGFKASIMASCRNGIFFIPLIIILPGIFGLFGVEITQAVADMFSLLVSIPLAYSELKNFKDNSLVI
- a CDS encoding phosphoribosyltransferase family protein codes for the protein MQGYTKIEYSRNNDVILRNTKGHFITPNSHVNYFIDFCDAKARMKEARAAGESLAEFYIASEAIDTILCLNGMEVVGSYFADKLTQAGVLSTNAHKTMYITGPEYNVNGQIMFRDNNKHMITGKKVLILSDSVTTGGSLKRAVDSVKFYKGEVVGIAAIFSVATQIEEYPIRSLFSTRDLPDYASYPHDNCPLCKEGIQVDAICNGFGYSTL
- a CDS encoding ArsR/SmtB family transcription factor; translated protein: MSNLSCKMDELPDEEEMYDLAELFKVFGDSTRIRILFALFVSEFCVNDLADNLGMTQSAVSHQLKILKMNSLVKSRREGKQMYYYLADDHVRTIISMGREHIEEK
- a CDS encoding cation transporter, translated to MKKSYKCEVDCANCAAKMEEAINKIDGVKSARVNFMTQKLTLEADDDIYDEILDAAVKACKKVEPDCEIEI